The following DNA comes from Funiculus sociatus GB2-C1.
CACCGCATAAAAACCGAGGGGAACCTCTTGGCTAGGGATTTAGATTGCTTAAAACTACTGAAAAGAAAATTTTTTGCGTTAGAGGGAAGCTATGACCAGTCAGCTGGATCGTGTGGTTTTAATTGGTGTTGCTGGAGACTCCGGATGCGGTAAGTCCACATTTTTGCGCCGATTGACAGATTTGTTTGGGGAAGATTTTGTGACGGTGATCTGCTTGGACGATTACCACAGTTTGGATCGTAAGCAGCGCAAAGAAACGGGAATTACAGCGCTAAACCCGAAAGCGAATAACTTCGATCTGATGTACGAGCAGATCAAAGCGCTGAAGAACGGTAAGAGTATCGATAAGCCAATTTACAACCACGAAACCGGCGCGATTGATCCACCAGAGCGAGTAAACCCTAACCACATTATCGTGATCGAGGGACTTCACCCTTTGTATGATGAGCGAGTGCGATCGCTTCTAGACTTCAGCGTGTACCTAGATATCAGCGATGAAGTCAAAATCGCCTGGAAAATTCAGCGAGATATGGCTGAGCGCGGACACACCTACGCTGATGTCATGGCTGCCATCAACTCTCGCCGCCCAGACTTTACCGCCTACATTGAGCCGCAGAAGGAACACGCTGATGTTGTGATCCAGGTTTTGCCGACCCAATTAGTCAAGGAGGAAAAGGAAGGCAAGATTCTGCGGGTACGTCTAATTCAGCGAGATGGTGTGGAAGGCTTTGAGCCAGCTTACCTATTTGATGAAGGGTCAACAATTGATTGGAGACCCTGCGGACGCAAACTCACCTGCGGCTATCCTGGCATCAAGATGTACTACGGGCCAGATAGCTACTATGGTCACGAGGTTTCTATTCTGGAAGTGGATGGTCAGTTTGAAAAGCTAGAGGAAGTTATCTACATCGAAAGCCACCTCAGCAAGACTTCTGCCAAGTACCACGGCGAACTGACAGAACTGTTGCTTCATCACCGGGAGTATCCAGGCTCTAACAATGGTACTGGGTTGTTCCAGGTGTTAGTAGGTCTGAAGATGCGGGCGACATACGAGCGCTTAACTTCTGGAAAAAGCCAGCCTCTGGCAGCTACGAAAGTGTAATTAAAGGCTCTCATGCTCTCAGCCAAAAGAAAAGAGCGTTAAGAGCTTCCAGAGTCCCAACTATTAAATTTGATGATGAACAACGCGAGAAACTGACAAAAGTCTCTCGCGTTTTGTTTTGACTTTAACCAGCTGATGACGGCGTGTGAGTATTGAATGCTTGCTTTACGTTTAAATTCCTTGACATTTCCTAAACTGAGAAATGTAAAGATATCGTAATCTTGCATCTTATGTTCCTCAAACCGAATCAACGCACAAAGTTAGACGATACGGATGATACGCTGTTCTACTCCTACCCGCGCTTTGTGACGCACGTAGACGAAGGCTTCATTAAACAGCTGACAGATTTATATAGAGAACGGCTGAAGCCAAATACTCGCATCTTGGACATGATGAGCAGCTGGGTTTCCCATCTACCAGAGGAGATGGAATTTGCTCACATCGAAGGACACGGACTCAACGAGGAGGAACTGGCGCGCAATTCCCGTCTAGACCATTACTTTGTACAAGATTTAAACAAAAATCCTAAGTTACCCTTGCCAGATGGTGATTTTGACGCGGTTCTCATCTGCGTTTCGGTGCAGTATCTCCAATACCCGGATGCGGTGTTTTCTGAGATTCACCGGGTTCTGAAACCGGGTGGAATTGCCATTATCAGCTTTTCTAACCGGATGTTTTACCAAAAAGCGATCGCTGCATGGCGGGATGGTTCAGAATCTAGCCGCGTTGAGTTGGTTAAAAGTTACTTTACCTCAGTCCCAGGATTTAGTCCGCCTGAAGTCATTACCCGCAAATCCAGCGCTCCCAATTTCCTCCAGTGGATGGGTGCAGCTGGCGGCGATCCTTTCTATGCTGTAGTAAGTCAGCGGCTTTAAGGTAAGTGGAAATTTCCCCAGGTAAGATCGCAAAAATGCCAACATGGGGATTAAGTGTAGAAATTAAAGCTATCAGGAGGCGGTAATGTTTTTCCAAAATGGGCGTAGAATTTTAGCAGCTTTATTACTGTCAGTTTTGCTGCTGGTGACATCTTGTGCAACTCAGGCTCCCTCTCCTTATGCTCAGGCGCAAAAGGAAAGTACCCAGAGAAATGCCCCTTCAGCAGTTGCCAAAGATGCTACACAGGGTAGCCAATTTAATAAATTCTTTCCAAAAGGTAGTGGTGGCTTCCAGACCGTAGCAGCTCAAGAGAAAAAAGGCTTTGCTGAGTATAAGCTGAAACAAGGCGGCAAGGATGTAGCGGTGCTATCTATCAATGACACGATCAGCAACCCTACAGCCGCAGGGAAATTCAACAGCAGCACTCAAAAAATCGCTGGATATCCAGCAGTTAATCAGGGCAGTAACGGCACTGCTATTTTAGTAGGCGATCGCTACCAAGTCAAAGTACAATCCCGCGATGCTTCCTTTACCCAAAGCGATCGCGAAGCATGGTTACAAAGATTTAATCTCAGTGGTCTGGCACGACTGAAGTAAGTAGTCTGTTGCTATCGTCAGCATGGCTAATCGTTGAAAAATGATTAGCCATTAGCTAATGACTAATGACCATTGATTGACTAAACAAGGAGACTTTTGTGAGCAAAGCTATTTTTGAATTGGTTGATGAACTACCAACCAACAACATGACCACGAGAGCGCTACGAGCGCTTGATTTTGTAGTTCCTGGCGAGTGGCAAAATATAGTTGGATTCGACAACACCATTCGCGCTGTCACCGGAGAAACCGACGCCGCCTTTATTCAGCAAATTGGCGAACGCGCTGTTTATTTGTATAACGACAAGTCGCAAGGTTATCAACGAGCCATGTGGCTTTATCAAACTGTTGATAATGCAGATAAAGCCTTGGGTGCAGCTGCTCTAGCCAACAAAGTTGGTGAAAACATTCCCTTTTTGGGACTTTTAAACCGCCTTACTCCCAAAGCTAACAAAGCTCAAGCTATTGATTTGACCATAAAATTAGTAGTTGAGTTAGTTGCTTTCTGCCAAATCAACGGCATCCCTGGAG
Coding sequences within:
- a CDS encoding phosphoribulokinase; amino-acid sequence: MTSQLDRVVLIGVAGDSGCGKSTFLRRLTDLFGEDFVTVICLDDYHSLDRKQRKETGITALNPKANNFDLMYEQIKALKNGKSIDKPIYNHETGAIDPPERVNPNHIIVIEGLHPLYDERVRSLLDFSVYLDISDEVKIAWKIQRDMAERGHTYADVMAAINSRRPDFTAYIEPQKEHADVVIQVLPTQLVKEEKEGKILRVRLIQRDGVEGFEPAYLFDEGSTIDWRPCGRKLTCGYPGIKMYYGPDSYYGHEVSILEVDGQFEKLEEVIYIESHLSKTSAKYHGELTELLLHHREYPGSNNGTGLFQVLVGLKMRATYERLTSGKSQPLAATKV
- a CDS encoding class I SAM-dependent methyltransferase, whose protein sequence is MFLKPNQRTKLDDTDDTLFYSYPRFVTHVDEGFIKQLTDLYRERLKPNTRILDMMSSWVSHLPEEMEFAHIEGHGLNEEELARNSRLDHYFVQDLNKNPKLPLPDGDFDAVLICVSVQYLQYPDAVFSEIHRVLKPGGIAIISFSNRMFYQKAIAAWRDGSESSRVELVKSYFTSVPGFSPPEVITRKSSAPNFLQWMGAAGGDPFYAVVSQRL